The DNA region TCAAGTTTCTAAGGAACAGCTCTCCTGGGACGTTGGGCATGGTGTCTTCCACTCTCAGTAAATACCCTGTAGCAAGCAGAGGCTTCACGATGATTTCACTGACCTCAGAGCTGAACCGGGATTCCTTTCCTTAAAAGCAGTCGCTGAAGAATTGCAGAATCTGGTGGGAGGCCTAGTGCCAGGACCCTGCCAGCTTGTGTGGAGGAGGTAGCTTGGGCACACCTGAGGAGACCCAGGTGGGGTCTCCAGATTCTCCTCGAAGTACCATCTGTCTACAGGAGGCTCCTTTTGTCAGGCAGCTTGGGAGGGAGAGaatgagggcagggaggggccgAGGTCATAAAATGTACCCGGGGGTAAACAGAGAGCTCGGAGCACTCTGATCCCTTCAGGTTCTAGATGGAGCCCTGCTGCATTATCCCCAGGTCCTGAGCTGGCCTTGAGCCCTGGGGGAAGGACTCTGACTCTCTACCTGACGTGTCCACATGCCAAAACATCTTATCAAATTCTCCAAATCTCCAAGTCTCACCCCTTCCGTGAAATATGCTCTGCCTGGTGGGATCTCTCGGGCCTTTCTGGACCTCTTCTTGCCTCACTTCCTTTTCCCCATGCCCACAAGCAAACTCCAGATCCGAGCTCCAAGAGCAGCTTGGTGGCCTGGGTGGAAGGGTGGATGGAAGGGCAGTTATTCTCCCTGAGATAATGGCCAAGATGCCACCCTGGAGACCACTGAGCCCCCTCTGGGCACCCAACGGCCTTGCCTTTTGCCTCTCAGGCTGATGGCCTCCCTGGGTCTCTCTCTGGGCAGGGCTAGTAGCTGGAGCCCCAAATCCAACCTGGAGAGCAAGGAGCTTATTACAAAGGTTGGAGAAGCACAGAAATGGGAGGTGAGGCGTGGACAGTCAGGCGCTGCAGTGTTGCCACCTGCTTCTCTGCAGCGAGGGAAGGAGAGGGCTGctgctggggggcgggggagcagCGGCAGGGTGGGTCTGGGCACCAGCTGGATTTCCTGTCCTTTGACAAAACTTCCATGGTATTCCCTCCCTATGTttataagaaaacacattttctgcACAATTTGGTCAAATACTTTAAGGTGTTAAATCAATTTTTCCTTAAAGAGCTTAGCAATTTTAagagattattttcttaaagtgAATGTTCCTCTTTAGTCCTTATGCATATGGTCTTCTTTTTAAACACGTGCATGTATATTTACAGGAAATGCCCATTTACATGAACTCTGTATCTCTCATGAGCAGAAATGATGTCTCTTTGACAGCAAAACTCAGGTTGGAACCAACACTCCAGCCCTACTGGGGAGGAGGGCCAGCTACATGGGTGTTTGGGGGCTTGTAGCTATAAGGAGGTGCCAGCACTGATTTTAAGGGAAAGATGTATTgcaggaaagggaaagggagggcaGGGGCACTGACAAAGCCAAGGTATTGATTTGGGGACGGGGAAGGAGGCTGATAAACAAGGATCCATGTATTGGGTACAAAGCTCAACCTATGTGCATTTCTTTTAGATTCTCCTACTCATCTTCTCTAACCAGACTCTCGACAGATATTTTCTGAGTACCCTGTCTGCATGTTGGAAGCACTGTGCCCAATGCTCTGTCATCTTCATGGACGGCTCTTTCTAATCAAAAACGTGTGTAGTGACCTTCGGCAGCCCCTGGAAGGCTTATTCTTTCCCTGTTGCTTCTGCATCTTCGTTGCCAACCAAAGAGCTTCACCGTTCATCTGCTTTCTATGTCACACAGGGAGTAAATGTCACTCCAGCTGGCTGTCTCTCCAAATAGACACTGTTTCAGTGCTCTGAAAAGGACCTGATATTTGGGCAAAGTGCTTTGAAGGTCACCTGCTTGAGTTGTTCCCAGCCTCTTGCTTTGGCCCTTTCCATCTAACTCCTCTGTCGAAATAGCAAACGTAATCTTAGTAGTAATCATGACATCTTCCATTTACTGAGAACTTACCCTGTACCAGGAGCCATGGGTGGCTGTATCAGAATTATTTAATGTAAGCATCCCAATGCTCCTATAAGTTTCTTAaccttcccatttttcagatgaaaaaactgaggttcTAGAGAAGTTAATAAACTTGTCTGAGGTCGGACTGTCTTCCCATAGGAAGCGTCAGTACTAAAACTGGGTCATAGCTCTGCTTTTGATCCATGTCCTCTGGCAAGTTCCCGCATTGTCTTCTGGACTCGGTAAGGAGCTCCTCCTGCTCCCATAAGGCTCTGTGCTGCCTCTACCATAGCACTTCCTACCTGATTCTAACATTTGTTCACTGCTCGCTCTTCCCATTAAATCAGGGGCTCCTCCAGGCCAAGAGCCATGCCATATTCACTGCTCACTTCCTGACCCCAGAGCAGTCTCTGGCAAAAACTGTTTCAAGCCTGGCTGGCTTGCCTGTGATATGTCATGATGAGCATCCTGAAAGCAagggaaggtggggagaggaTTTTCTGATCAATACTGGAAGACACGTGGGTTTCTGTTTTCTAGTCCTGAATtgtatggtgatgatgatgaaggtGACATGTGCCATCTACCTGAAGCCCCTTCTCTCACCTTGGAGGATGAAGCATATCCTACTATCAGCTCTACATTGGAAGACCAGCTACCCTGTGGAGAATGTTTGAAGGCAGATTCAGGGACCATTCCTTTACCGCAGTTCTGTTCTTGGGGTACTTTCTCAGAGTCTTTGCCTCCAGAAGAGTCCCGTGAGAGTGACAGTGAGTGGGAAGAACTTGAGGAGGCTGAGGATCCAGATGATGGCACCCTCAGGTGGGTATCACTCTGTCTGGGTGGAATGAGGCTGGGCTGAGTTCTTCTAGTGGGGCTCAGTGTCTCCAGTTTGGCTGGGTGATGGTCTATGCGCATCACCATGTTCCCCTTGCATTCCCTCTTCGGGTTATACCTCATCATGGCACTTATCATGGTACATGTTCCATGGCAACGACCCTATGAGATAGGGTTAttgtcattcccattttaaagatgacacATTTAGGACTTTCCTAGGGTCATATAGTAAGTGACAGATAAGTAAGTGACAGTCAGAATTCAACCCCAGGTCTCCCACTCCATGGACCCCCTGCTGCCTTCTGCATGTGGCTGGGCCCGCCATCTCTCCTCAGGCCTCTCTCTTTCGGTGGGTTGCTGGTAAAGTTTTGATTCCTACTTTGTCTGCTCCTGACTGCCCTTGGGCTAAGTATATTTCAGAGAAGAGTCTTGGTGTCATGTAATGTGGCCCTTCTCAACAGCCCCTGTGCCTCAACACAGTGAGCTCTTTCTTGAACAAGAAAGTCAAACTGTTGACACAAGGTGCTGCCAGAAGCTGGGACTGGGTGACCAGGCTGGAGTCAGATCAGACTGATGAAGACATGGGAGGAATAAGTGTAATAAAAAACCATCAGACTTCAGGTAGAGAGGGTTAAACTCTTGACCAGTTGGTAAACCACCCAGCATTCTGTTAAAGTGCCTACAACATAGATAGATCCAATATTTGAAAAGTGCTCACTGTTCAAGAAACTTTCAGGTAAATACATTTTCAAGACACATCAAAACTTACCAAGGCACTGGCTGTGAAGGTTTAGGTGTAATTGAAACACTCTCGTTCACTTTCATTTCACGGTGTCCCAGctacattttcatcacaaatgaTTGAACTGGACTCTTAAAGGACAGTGGCAGGCAAGCTGATAAGGTGGGTGGATATTTGAAATTCGAATATGATGAAAGGGCTGGTTCTTATCTGAAATAGGAAGCAACACGTTGATAGAGGAAATGACATGGAGGCTTTGAAGACCCTGTATGCCATTTATGGGGAAGTCAGACACTCTGACAACTTTGGGAATGATGCATTACAGATTCACGAAAGTGTGCAGCAAGCAGGGAGCAGCTTATATGTGGAGGGCAATCTTCCCAGAGGGGGCTCCTCAGGGCTGGGGAGCTCAAAGAAGATAGGGTAAGCAAAGCTTTGGGGATCCACAGGGCAGTACTTAAGGCCTATAAGTGTTAGTACTTATGAAATGTCCCAGGAGATCTGCAGTGCCATGGGGGGAGGTGGCAGAGAGCAGAGTAGTGACAGCAGGGCTCCAAGCCCAACTTCGCCACTCACCAGCTAAATGACCAGCAGCAAGTGGCTTTTAAACCATCTAAGACTCAGCTAACTGACTGCCAAGTGGAGATAATGAAATCCATCTCATGCTGTTCCTGGGAGGGTTAGATGACAACGTGGCTCACATGCTTagcacactgtgtggcatgtagTAACAACTCAAAAAGTGTTAGCTACTTTTAATCATAAAGGAGGAAATTACTGCAGTGAGATGATGCAACCTTATTAACGCATTCAATgccatcatttttttccccatgtagACAAAGGACTGGTGCCCTAACATGTGCAATAAAAgtgattctttatatattatctgCTGCATTAAGAAAGactatttttagatatttaaaatgttctgGTTCATGTAGAAATCCATCAATTCAAATCTATTTAAAAGATAGatgactatattttaaaatttgagtaaTAATTGATTATATATCATTCctaccattttatcttttttttttgcagtgttttTGGAAAATAGCTATGTAACTTATGGAGCATTAATGTGATGTTACTGTATAAACatgcataaaatattaaattcatatttacattaaaaaaatgtaatgtggGGTGGGTGAGGAGAAGTACTGGTTTATGGCAAAGGTGTCAGGATCCAGGGTGGACGGAATAGCCCTCAGCAATGGATGATGGCTTGGGATGTAGTTAGGCTTAGTCCTGTCACAGTCACTTACTTTCCCTGCTGACAGAAGGCGGGCCTACACGTGTGGGTGCTCAAGGTGTGAGTTCTCAGACTGGGCTCCATGGAGCTGCCCACAGATGTGCTTCAAGGCATCTGGGGAGCTCTACAGTTAGAATGTTGACTTGCTGCTTCTTTTGGAAAAAGCAGCTCTTAACATTCTCCAAGTTCTCTAGGAGAACAAATCCCCCATAGTTAAGGGCCTCTGTTGTATATATTCTCTCTTTCATCCTGGAAGTATGGAGAAGTTTTGGAGGGTATAAGAGGACTTTGCTTATGGATGGAGTCATGCATCCTTTAAAActgtataacaaattattttatttggtcCTTTTAGATATTAAGACAGTAATAGTATATAGGTTTCTATAAAtgatttaatttaatcctcatttcAACTTTGAGCAGTAttcttattcctcttttataaacGGGGCTTGGAAGGTTTATTTAATTTgtccaagatcatacagctagCAGGGGCAGATTCACACTGCTGCTATCTGATTCTACTGTTGGTGCATTTTTACATTTCCCCTAGAATCTGCCTGTCCACTTAGACTTGTGTAACACACATCTTTCCATCACGTGTCATGAGTCCTACTATTTCCCTCTTATGAGGCTAAAACAACCCCTGCTGTCCAGTGGGATTAAGAAGGCAACTGAACTGTTCTGTTTAGGGAAGGCTGCTGGCCAAATGGCAAGGCGACCCAGTAAAAGCTGCTTATTGTTTTAGGTGAACAGAGAAAGTGGGACAGTCTCCCAAGGCAGAACCTGAGGGTTTCTGCCTGGACATCCTTCTGACTGTGATCACATGGAAGAGCCCTCAGGTGTTGGTCCAAAGAATGTACCCACATACTCCACAATAAGGAAAGAGGCCAGTGGGGCCCTGAGAAGGTGACCTGGGATGGAGTGTCTGGCCCAGTTGTTAAGAAGTAACTTCAAAAAAATCATGCTTGTCACTTCTGAAACTCATTTTGAATAGTGGTCGTGACCCCTCTTCAGTTCTGGGATTTATGTTGAATaaagctctgtgtgtgtatgtgtgtgcacgtgtccTTGCATACTTACAGGGGGCTTCGCCTGGTGAAAGAATTTGAGAATCAACCTCCTACATCAAGATAAGCCAGGACAGGGTGAGGCACTTTTGGGTTCTCCATTGGTTGAAGGAGTTTCCATGGTTTTCAAAGTGCCCCCGGTTCCCTCGAGGGAATCTGCTGAGAGACTTGGCTCAAAGGCCATGGGAGTAATGTGTTTTGTCACCTTTCTGTGTTCTACCTATGCAACTCCAAATggttatacattcttttaaaaacattttccttttgggttctaattctaaaaattatatgaaagaaaaataagatgggaacatctaaaaaaaaggaagagtgaagtgGCAGATCCAGCATTATCAGATATGAGGACATATAGCCACCAccataacaaaaaaaaactaaaaagctaAAGGTTGGAGTTATTAAGTGTACAAAAGAAATAGACCTGGAGGACCACAATGTGAGCCAAGGAACACTCAGTGCTATATAATGGGGGACGTATGGCAATCAGTCTCAATGTGGGGGAAGGAGCCCAATTTCATAGATCGAACTAAGATAGATGGAAAAGATGACTTAGATTCAAAAGTCACATCATCTACTAAAATTACATACAGCTTGATTAAATAAAAAAGCATAGGAAAACTGGTGGAAAATATATTCTAGTTTTATCAGATATACAGAGGAGTAATAACTTCCTCTGGCTGCCAGCAATAGACAGAGTataacaaagaagaactacagtgTTGACAATATAGAAAAAGTTAAAACTTCTGTATAGTAACAGTGACAATATTAATGGAAAAATAGGAGCAGTGGGGTTTCCGTGTACCTCTGGGACCGTGGTTGCCGCCCTGCGGGGAGCCCCAGGACATCATGGGCTCCCAGTTTTTCAACCTTGAAGTCTTCTACAATCAAAGCAAAGCGaagatttgtggatgttgaataTGCAAGGAGctgaagagagagagattgaaagaGAGATTTGTCCAGGTTGGGTGAACAAGCCTGCTCCAGAGCAGGATGGCTCTGAAATTGATTTGTCAGGGATAGCATCAAAGAGATCCCAAGAGGATGAATACCAGGATCCtacatttgaagaaaaatatgtatGTGAGAGCATGAAGGAAAACCCTCCCAGAGAGGTTCCTGGACCATGCCTTTTCCAAGAAGGTTTTGGGGGAATAACTTTCATCCACAAAGAAGCACCTCCAGAAATGATTAGACAAGAATATAATTTTGAGAGAAGCCTGCTTTTGACCTCAAGTCTTGTTACACATCTCAGGGTTTCTACAGAAGAGAGCCTACATCAGTGGGAGACAAGTAGCATACACACCAATGAAATTTCAGACCAAAGTAAATGTCTGACCCTCTCTACACagaaaaaaatcttggaaatatagTGAATGTGGAAAAACTTTTAATCAGAGCTCATCCTTTACCCAGCATCAGAGAACTCATATGAGACCCTACACATCTGAGGAATGTGGGAAAACTTTTAGCCGTAGTTCATTCCTTGTTCGACATCAAAGAATTCATACCGGAGTGAAACCATATGGATATGAGCAGTGTGGGAAAACTTTTTGATGTCGATCATTTCTTACTCAGCATCAGAGAATCCACACTGGAGAAAAACCGTATAAATGTAATGACTGTGGGAATTCCTTCCGCAATCATTCACATCTTACTGAACAccagagaattcacactggagagaaaccttataaatGTAATAGATGTGGGAAGGTGTTCAGTCAGAACACACACCTCATTcatcatcagagaattcacactggtGAGAAACCTTATTTATGCAACGAATGTGGCTCTTCTTTTCGTAAACACTCAAATCTTACACAACATCACAGAATTTACACTGGAGAAAAACCCTATAAGTGTAAGGAATGTGGCAAAGCTTTTGCTCAGAGCACCCCACTCACtaaacatcagagaattcatacaggGGAAAGACCCTACCAATGCAGTGAATGTGGTAAAGCTTTCATTCAAAGCATTTGTCTTATTCAGCATCAGAGAAGTCACACCGGAGAAAAACCCTATAAATGCAATGAATGTGGGAAGGGCTTTAACCAGAATACCTGCCTCACTCAGCATatgagaattcatactggagagaagccctataAATGTcaagaatgtgggaaagcctttgcTCACAACACGTCTCTTACTGAACATCATAGAACTCACACTGGTGAGAAGCTCTATAAGTATAGTGAGTGTGAGAAAACCTTCTGCAAATATGAACACCTTAGTGAACATTACAGAATTCACACTGGTGTGAAGACTTATGAGTACATTGAATGTGGAAAATTCTTCAGACATAGTTCAGTCCTTTTCAGACATCAGAAACTTCACAGTGGTGAATAAACCTGGCATTCAGGTTATGACAGTTTCTCTAGAGAGAATGACTAGGAATCTGGCTGTGGAAGAGGGACAAGAAGAGTTCCTAGAGGGAAGGATAAAGGAGCCTTGGATACTACACTTGGGGGTATTTTGAGAAATGGAGGTGGGAGCTTGGAGAATGCACAGCCTACTTCAGGTGGGCATCTGGGAATACAGGGTAGGAAAGAAGTTTCTACTTTTCAGAGAAATCCTTGCTCTTTgccattcctttttctccatggcattctcatacCTGGAGGTGCCATTTAAGTTAGCACTGTGTTTCCCTTATTACACCCCTGCTTCACCTTCCCAACTTGTCACCTGTGTTCGCTGGTCATAGGCTGAGGTGCTTTTCTGAATTGATTGTCGGTGTGAAAGTGGCAGTGGCTCTGAGAGGAGCCACTTAGTAGCCTGCAGATGCCTGAGGCCACTCTGACCATGCCACCGTGGGGAAGCTGCCCATCTGTGGAAGTGTTGCCATGAAGGGGAGATAGAAACAAGTGAAAACAGAATGCTTAGtcattcatctattcaacaaataAGGGGATATGTGGCAAGAGCTGGGCTGATTGCTACAGGAAAGTTGGTGAAGAAGGCTTTTATCAGGGTGAGGGAGAGCTTCTTGATCCTTTCAAGCTGGAGGGTGACTTGGGGCTAAGAAGGAAATAGATCAAGAGAGACTTCTCTTGAATGATGTCAGTTTGTGGGAAGGAAGTCAGATCTGCTCAGAGAGTCGCGGAGAGGAAGACCTAACCTCTTCCCAGAGGAATATTATCTTACCCAGAAAGGAAGTGGTTTGTGCTAGGCTGCTAGTGGTAAGAAACCTCAGAGCAGGAAGCCTGCCTGTGACTGAGCAAGCCACCCACGTATCCCTGTTCTGGACTAGGGCATACACCTGTCTCTTTTAAGTTTGGCTGGGGCACTAGGGCACAGGGACCAGGGGAGAGGGGCCCACTAGGATTAACAAAGTGGGACTTGGTTTGTTAGCCTTTAGAGAGGAGAAAGCATTTGTGATGAAGCAGTCACCGTAGTGGGGTCGGCTAGGTTTTGTGTAATCATGGCATTGGTGGCTCTAACCATAGATTCATTAGGTCtcagatatttctgtttttattgggCCTCTTATTCCAGGATATTTATCATTCCCTGCGGATTAGGAGTATCTAGGGAAACACCTCTCATGGGATGAATTTGGAAAGAATTCTAGAGAGAATTACCTCTTTTTCAAATTCCTGAAAATTGAGATAACACGGTTTGCCATGACTCTGACAGTATTTTCTTCTCTTGAGAGAAAGGAAGGGCATGTTTCCCCTTTATTTCCCCATTCTCTTTCATGTTCTTAACTGCTACCCAGAGATTCAGCTCTGGAAGATTAAGTGAGGATAACCTTTGACTAGTATTTGAAATCGTTTCTATGCTCTGAAgcttatatagtttttaaaatatgactatTAAAAAACTAAAGTATGTTAATTCTGGAATGGTTATTTGGAACTCAGCAtcgatttttttcttccagagcaAGTGTCTTACAAGCATTGGTTTGAGCAATTAATTACCAACAATGGGAAAGTGGCAGAAATAACATACTTTTCCCTCTCCAGCTATTAAGATTATGTTCTCAAACTTGCCATAGGGCAATTCATAATTGAGTAAATTAATATCTTATGGGCAAAAATAACCCTatgaaaactttatattttatgcTTATGGAGAAAAAATATAGTTTACTGAAAGCAAAtgttaatgtaatttttttctaaatgaaaaaaaaaactaaactcattgctagcacatagtaaatgttcaataaatatttatttgttgaattaaaaaaaataggagcaGTGGATTGGGAAAACATTTACATAATTGTGACTACATGTTAATACCTGTAATATTCAGAAAGaacattataatttataatagagTAATAATGGATTTCAATAGACAATGTATGCGATAAAAATACAAATGGTGGACacattctaataaaaataaagaatgccaATGTATTAATTTGCATCCaccacattcacaaaaatttttaaaaatactatccAATTTTGGCAAAATTTTGGTGAAGCTGGTATTCTCAGAAATACCAAAAGTCATAAAGATGCTTATGCCCAATGACCTAACAATGTTATTCCTGAGAatttatcccaaagaaataattcagaataagaaAATATCTGTTTAAGATGTTCATATCATTGTTCTtgataaaaacaacaaatgaaaaatgGCTGAAATGCCTTAGAATATAGTACTATTAAAAACAAttatgtgggggcttccctggtggcgcagtggttgagagtccgcctgccgattcaggggacacgggtttgtgccccggtctgggaagatcccacatgccgcggagcggctcggcccgtgagccatggctgctgagcctgtgcgtccagagcctgtgctccgcaacaggagaggccccaacagtgagagacccgcgtaccgcaaaaaaaaaaaaccccaacccccccccaaaaaaaaccaattatgtttagtgaaaaaaagaacggaatagaatagaaatggtaatagaataaaatacggtaatatttttttttttttttttttttttgctgtacgcgggcctctcactgctgtggcctctcccgttgcggagcacaggctccggacacacaggctccgcggccatggctcgcgggcccagccgctccgcggcatgtgggatcctccgggaccggggcacgaacccgtgtcccctgcatcggcaggcggactctcaaccactgcgccaccacggaagccccaaaATACGGTAATATTAAAGACAACGTGgtgaaaaaaagacatttctagTACAATAGCATAATGGGATATTATGCAGCCAAGAAGACAATAAAGTAAGTACCAAAAAGTCACAACTTAGAAAAATGTTTGTTATAATGACTCAAAATTGTATGCTAGCTGATTAAAGCAACAGAAAAGCATGTGTGCACACAGATGAGTACAGTGAAGAGCAGGGAAGGTGCAGGAGTGGAATAGAATTTTCCCAGTGTTTGGGTGATGGGATTAGGAGAATatgctttattttgttaaaaattctttacttttatatatttcttacttACATAATGAATtttacattgaaaataaaagattaaaatagcAGAGAGAACAAACAAAAGCGATGACAAAGGTTTAAAGAAGCCTGTGTTCGAAAATTTAATTTATGAACCCTTCTCTAtgtacttttatttctaatttcctaTTTTCCTTATAGTAGAAAAGTCTTACAAGTTATTTGGCTTGTTCTGCtattaatgaaaaagaagtttCCAGGCATCTGAACAGTCTTGTTTCCAATGCTCTCAGGGCTGGGGTCAGCTCCCTCAGGGCCCTATTGCACAGTGTCATGGACCTCAGCGTTAGGGGATTAATCAAGTATGCAATACAGTGAGAAAATAACAGTATTTACAACTTTGCAACTGCTTGTACTCTGCTGAACTCTGgctgcttatttcctctttggaaaagaaATGGGTGGCTACAGGTTCAAAATGAATCTAGTCTTCCTCCTCATAGGAAAGGAACTTCCTGGCTCCCTGGGTCTGTTTACTCATTTTGAGCCGTATCTCATGAAGGGCATGTTCATTTGCCTTAGGTGAACTTGACTGCAGCTGCCACCTGCTTTGTTTCAGGGCAAGTGTCAGAAAGAATAGTACAGTCCTAAGGGACTCAGCTCATTGCCTGCAAACTACGTCCATGTCTGGCTTCTGTATTGTATACCTTCAAACCTGACTGTACCTGAGAATCAACTATAGAGGGTGTTAAAAATAGAGGTCCACTGGCCTCAACGTGGAGACTCTGAATCAGCAGGGCTGAGGTGAAACCCAGAAATCTGTACTTTTACCAACCACAGCAGAGGATTGTATGTGTGGCCagatttgggaaccactgatccAGATTTTTCAAGATTTTGCCTGGCTCTCCCATCCTTCCTCTctgccataaatatttattaagcttctATTATCTGCCAGCACACCATTTGTATGAGGTTGCtca from Mesoplodon densirostris isolate mMesDen1 chromosome 1, mMesDen1 primary haplotype, whole genome shotgun sequence includes:
- the LOC132476873 gene encoding LOW QUALITY PROTEIN: zinc finger protein 502-like (The sequence of the model RefSeq protein was modified relative to this genomic sequence to represent the inferred CDS: deleted 1 base in 1 codon; substituted 1 base at 1 genomic stop codon), whose amino-acid sequence is MLNMQGAEEREIEREICPGWVNKPAPEQDGSEIDLSGIASKRSQEDEYQDPTFEEKYVCESMKENPPREVPGPCLFQEGFGGITFIHKEAPPEMIRQEYNFERSLLLTSSLVTHLRVSTEESLHQWETSSIHTNEISDQSKCLTLSTQKKSWKYSECGKTFNQSSSFTQHQRTHMRPYTSEECGKTFSRSSFLVRHQRIHTGVKPYGYEQCGKTFXCRSFLTQHQRIHTGEKPYKCNDCGNSFRNHSHLTEHQRIHTGEKPYKCNRCGKVFSQNTHLIHHQRIHTGEKPYLCNECGSSFRKHSNLTQHHRIYTGEKPYKCKECGKAFAQSTPLTKHQRIHTGERPYQCSECGKAFIQSICLIQHQRSHTGEKPYKCNECGKGFNQNTCLTQHMRIHTGEKPYKCQECGKAFAHNTSLTEHHRTHTGEKLYKYSECEKTFCKYEHLSEHYRIHTGVKTYEYIECGKFFRHSSVLFRHQKLHSGE